A stretch of Brassica napus cultivar Da-Ae chromosome C6, Da-Ae, whole genome shotgun sequence DNA encodes these proteins:
- the LOC106407914 gene encoding glucan endo-1,3-beta-glucosidase 13-like, translating to MKILKCDLLLIVIAVTVVVLMAPPTISAAKVGVTYSTPDFSSGSVEASPKRIVAKIVSMEIEAVRLVDPNPEMIRAFASTKISLFLSVPNPLVPMLASDRLQAFEWVKLHVLPFHNRTKISMISVGDDVVSSSWPDAPPPLFLLRAIRNVRRSLVHLGIHKVSVSTTFSFLSIIPSAFPPSLARFRNPNGDVIIKPILEFLEKTKSSFLVNLYPYNIDSSIHKGFAFFEDPFSYVDDSSIIQVRYGNLFDVMVDAVVRSLAVMGHENLPVVVGETGWPSWSSNSSEVYATPKCSQRFLNALVDHLRAGKGTPLRKEGVSEVYIFELCDNESKQQSKRTWGLLDYHLKK from the coding sequence ATGAAGATTCTCAAGTGCGATCTCTTACTGATTGTTATCGCTGTAACGGTGGTGGTACTGATGGCGCCGCCGACGATCTCCGCCGCGAAGGTCGGAGTAACCTACTCCACTCCCGACTTCAGCTCTGGATCCGTCGAAGCTTCTCCAAAAAGAATCGTAGCAAAGATCGTTTCTATGGAGATCGAGGCGGTGAGGCTTGTCGATCCCAACCCGGAGATGATTCGCGCCTTCGCCTCCACGAAGATATCTCTGTTCCTCTCTGTTCCCAATCCACTGGTTCCGATGCTGGCTTCAGATCGTTTGCAAGCGTTCGAGTGGGTAAAGCTCCATGTCCTTCCCTTCCACAATCGCACAAAGATCTCCATGATATCCGTCGGAGACGACGTGGTTTCCTCGAGTTGGCCGGACGCTCCGCCGCCTCTGTTTCTCCTCCGGGCAATCCGAAACGTCCGTAGATCTCTTGTGCATCTGGGAATCCACAAGGTTTCTGTATCTACGACGTTTTCATTCCTCAGCATCATCCCATCGGCTTTCCCTCCTTCGTTGGCGCGTTTCCGGAACCCTAACGGAGACGTGATCATCAAGCCGATTCTGGAGTTTCTGGAGAAAACTAAATCTTCCTTCTTGGTGAACCTATACCCATACAACATAGACTCCTCAATTCACAAGGGGTTTGCCTTTTTCGAAGATCCGTTCAGCTACGTCGACGATTCTTCCATCATCCAAGTTCGCTATGGTAACCTATTCGATGTGATGGTGGACGCGGTGGTGAGGTCTCTGGCAGTCATGGGTCACGAGAACCTTCCGGTGGTGGTGGGGGAGACGGGTTGGCCGAGCTGGTCCTCGAACTCAAGTGAGGTTTATGCTACACCAAAGTGCAGTCAGAGATTCCTAAATgctcttgttgatcatttgagagcTGGAAAGGGAACTCCTTTGAGGAAAGAAGGCGTTTCAGAGGTTTATATATTTGAACTCTGCGACAACGAATCCAAGCAACAAAGCAAAAGGACATGGGGTCTTCTCGACTATCATCTCAAAAAATGA
- the BNACNNG07380D gene encoding uncharacterized protein BNACNNG07380D — protein sequence MGKYAELLDAGVRIAARFHSHCPQTARLYYHPPSDNHHHHGVTDLIGGGVFSGSGQDSTGLVGGLGTGTAASCGLKPSQGYEDARDLLLFSFV from the coding sequence ATGGGGAAATACGCGGAGCTGTTGGATGCAGGCGTGAGAATAGCGGCGAGGTTTCACTCTCACTGTCCTCAGACGGCGCGTCTCTATTACCATCCTCCTTCCGACAACCACCACCATCACGGCGTCACCGACTTAATCGGAGGTGGGGTTTTCAGTGGTTCGGGTCAAGATTCGACCGGGTTGGTAGGTGGGTTAGGAACCGGAACTGCTGCTAGTTGCGGTCTAAAGCCTTCTCAAGGGTATGAAGACGCTAGAGATCTCTTGTTATTCTCTTTTGTCTGA
- the LOC106410877 gene encoding insulin-degrading enzyme-like 1, peroxisomal, translating to MQSVPNVKLHLPASNVFIPMNFSLIDDKDKNGLPVLLRKSLFSRLWYKPETTFSIPKAYVKIDFNCPLAVNSPDTAALTDTFVRLLMDYLNECAYNAMKAGLHYGLRLSDNGFELTLAGFNHKLRILLEIIIQKIANFEVKPDRFSVIKEKITKAYENYKFRQPDHQAKYYCSLVLQDQASPWTEAFDAVSHLEVEDLAKFVPMMLSRTFFECYIADRFLLPSQLTNRVVKLQDGKKYIYRQEGSNPSNENSALVHYIQVHQDEFSINIKLQLFHLIAKQATFHQLRTVEKLGYIKSLSQRNDSGVYGVQFIIQSSVKGPGHIDSRVESLLKNLESKLYEMSDEEFKSNVTALIDIKLEKHKNLNEESMFYWREIQNGTLKFNRRDAEVAALRELKKVELIGFFDEYIKVDAPKKKSLSACVYGSQHLKEMESDKVKVVTPCIEIQDIVGFKKSQPLYGSLKGWSQLKL from the exons ATGCAGTCTGTCCCTAATGTAAAGCTGCATCTACCAGCATCTAATGTGTTTATTCCtatgaatttttcattaattgatGATAAGGACAAG AATGGCTTACCTGTTTTGTTGAGGAAGTCACTCTTCTCCAGATTGTGGTACAAGCCTGAGACAACATTTTCCATACCAAAAGCATATGTTAAGATAGATTTCAACTGCCCCCTTGCAGTCAATTCTCCTGATACTGCAGCTCTTACCGATACTTTTGTGCGGTTACTGATGGATTATTTGAATGAATGTG CTTATAATGCAATGAAAGCTGGTCTGCACTATGGACTAAGACTTTCAGACAATGGTTTTGAA CTGACTCTTGCTGGCTTCAATCACAAACTGAGGATTCTTCTGGAAATTATCATTCAAAAGATAGCAAACTTTGAAGTTAAACCTGATCGATTTTCTGTTATCAAG GAAAAGATCACAAAGGCATACGAAAATTACAAGTTCCGGCAACCAGATCACCAAGCAAAGTATTACTGCTCACTAGTACTACAAGATCAGGCCTCGCCATGGACAGAGGCTTTTGATGCTGTTTCTCACTTGGAAGTTGAAGATTTAGCTAAGTTTGTTCCAATGATGTTATCAAGGACATTCTTTGAATGCTATATAGCAG ACCGTTTTCTCCTTCCCAGCCAGCTGACAAATAGGGTTGTTAAACTCCAAGACGGAAAGAAATACATCTACCGCCAAGAAGGGTCAAACCCTAGTAATGAAAACTCTGCTCTGGTGCATTATATTCAG GTTCATCAAGATGAATTCTCCATAAACATTAAACTTCAGCTTTTCCATCTTATTGCTAAACAAGCCACTTTTCACCAGCTCAGAACCGTTGAGAAACTTGGTTACATCAAGTCACTTTCCCAAAG GAATGATTCTGGTGTCTATGGTGTACAGTTCATCATCCAGTCTTCAGTTAAG GGTCCTGGACATATTGATTCAAGGGTTGAGTCACTACTCAAGAACCTTGAGAGTAAACTCTACGAGATGAGCGATGAGGAATTCAAG AGCAATGTAACAGCTTTGATAGACATCAAGCTTGAAAAACACAAGAATTTGAACGAGGAATCTATGTTTTACTGGCGAGAGATTCAGAACGGGACACTCAAGTTCAACCGTAGAGATGCAGAG GTGGCTGCGCTGAGAGAGCTAAAGAAGGTAGAACTGATAGGTTTCTTTGACGAATACATAAAGGTAGACGCGCCAAAAAAGAAATCTTTGAGCGCATGCGTCTATGGCAGCCAGCATCTGAAGGAAATGGAGTCTGACAAAGTCAAAGTTGTAACACCATGCATAGAGATCCAAGACATTGTGGGTTTCAAAAAGTCTCAACCTTTGTATGGATCGTTGAAAGGATGGAGTCAGCTGAAACTGTAA
- the LOC125575488 gene encoding transcription factor bHLH77-like, producing MYVSGGIVKSKRSKHEEAGSSKNLIEKCDDKYTNKDNTKPPEPAKDYIHVRARRGQPANSHRLAESVRREKISEMLTLLQDLVRGSSRITGKAVSLDKIINYVQSLERQVELLYMKLATINPRMKSNRNAALSIKIWIVGK from the exons ATGTAT GTTTCAGGAGGAATTGTTAAATCCAAGAGAAGCAAGCATGAAGAAGCTGGAAGCAGTAAAAACTTAATAGAGAAGTGTGATGATAAATATACCAATAAGGACAATACAAAGCCTCCTGAGCCAGCCAAAGATTACATTCATGTTAGAGCTAGAAGGGGTCAGCCAGCAAATAGCCACCGCCTCGCTGAAAGT GTAAGAAGAGAAAAGATCAGCGAGATGCTGACTTTACTTCAGGATCTGGTTCGTGGTTCCAGCCGGATAACAGGGAAAGCAGTTTCACTTGATAAAATCATAAACTATGTGCAGTCCTTAGAGAGACAAGTTGAG CTATTGTACATGAAGCTGGCTACAATAAATCCAAGGATGAAGTCTAACCGTAATGCTGCTTTATCCATAAAG ATATGGATAGTGGGAAAATGA
- the LOC106410013 gene encoding protein CPR-5-like, whose translation MGVREGERKKEIMDKEEASTANPNSSRRVPRVANRLRTRLGMARRNVGERKAEALALGMSFAAFATLVVEKKNAADENTNVADLALIYASAVKESLANVYGTRIGSFGERSFNSTLRILKVTNDSVEKFKLEMGVSEAALRTERLDADDQTYETELEAEMSTVIMNWLVSSVINALAWMLYVSSAFTRTCMKENMLMCRHPFWLQIYFAILMILVVTYLIIHRSPGTKHSTRAPYSLLLLGGIFYGLLDMYLGDALDSIGKLWLFLWATLCLLRYVADTITLAMFGLVYGPRYVTQETKTRTMVPYWERASSLLVAILLVIPLINGFLPFATLGELGDQFGEWWTSHFSILTSAVNL comes from the exons ATGGGCGTTAGAGAAGGAGAAAGGAAGAAAGAGATAATGGACAAGGAGGAAGCCTCTACAGCTAATCCGAATTCTAGTCGAAGGGTTCCGAGAGTTGCTAATAGACTGCGAACGCGGTTAGGTATGGCTCGACGAAACGTTGGGGAACGGAAAGCCGAAGCCTTAGCTCTAGGCATGTCATTCGCGGCTTTTGCCACTCTG GTTGTTGAGAAAAAGAATGCTGCCGATGAGAATACAAATGTGGCTGATCTTGCATTG ATTTATGCTTCTGCTGTCAAAGAATCTTTAGCCAAT GTATACGGTACTAGGATTGGTTCATTTGGAGAGAGATCATTTAACAGTACCCTAAGGATCCTTAAAGTGACCAATGATTCTGTCGAGAAATTCAAGCTAGAGATGGGCGTTTCTGAAGCTGCACTCAGAACCGAGAGATTGGACGCCGACGACCAAACATATGAAACCGAACTGGAAGCCGAGATGAGCACTGTTATCATGAATTGGCTCGTCTCAAGTGTCATCAACGCTCTGGCGTGGATGTTATATGTTTCAAGTGCCTTCACACGAACATGCATGAAAGAAAACATGTTGATGTGCCGGCATCCATTTTGGTTGCAGATCTATTTCGCTATCTTAATGATCCTCGTAGTCACCTACTTGATAATCCATCGTTCACCAGGTACAAAACATAGCACGCGAGCACCTTATAGCCTTCTTTTACTCGGAGGTATTTTTTACGGTTTATTGGATATGTACTTGGGGGACGCATTGGACAGTATTGGCAAACTGTGGCTGTTTCTTTGGGCAACGCTTTGCCTTCTTCGATACGTTGCAGATACCATCACTTTGGCTATGTTTGGTCTAGTGTACGGTCCACGATATGTGACTCAAGAGACCAAAACACGCACTATGGTTCCGTATTGGGAACGGGCAAGTTCATTACTTGTAGCGATTCTGTTGGTTATTCCTCTGATTAACGGTTTCTTGCCATTTGCAACGCTTGGTGAATTGGGAGATCAGTTTGGTGAATGGTGGACATCACACTTCTCAATCCTCACGTCTGCAGTTAatctttga